The sequence AACAGTATTTAGTTAAATTGACTTGCATTGTAATTACTAATGAcctaaaatgtatatttttttctgggATGTTATGGGAATTTCTggactttttttatatatacatctCATTGGCACATGGACGTACGACTGCTTCACATATGCCACCAGTTGATCACTGTTATTAAACGTCTGCCTGTATTTCTGTCACGTTTCTTTATCAAGGTCTTTGAGTGCTTGCTGAGATCACCCCGCATCATAGGATGGACTCGGACATTTTGAACATAGAGGATATAGTGATGGGAAGGGCCTTACCAGATCCACCAGTACCACGACCACCCCCTGAAAAACCAGCAGAACCATACCAACCCAAATCGTTCAATGGCCCTCCAGCTTCTACTGTCCAACCCTGTAAGTTCCAAAATCAATTCCGGAGTTACTCACTTCTGCTGAAGGCAGCTTACCCaaactgttttgtgtgttttaagaccAGCATGAAAACCTGCAGTGTTTTCAGTGCTTCATCACATTCTGCAGTGCCAAAGCCAAGGAACGGCACATGAAGAAGAGCCACAGAGAAGAGTACAAACAGCAGCTTCAGCAGGTACATCTACTACAGGAAAAAATTTCagtgatttctttttatttaatggtGCATATTTAAGATTCTTTTCCAAAAGCCTGGATTAATACTATACTGACAAAGACGTCATTGGATCTAATGTTAACTTTTCAAAGTTCTTCTAACAAAAGTTGCTCatgtaaaaatgtttgtgtgtgtttgaaataATGTCCCAAAGAACCAAAATAGCCTCTGTATGTTccatcatttgtgtattttaatctTTTACTCTTGGTCTTGTCTAGTTTTAACTGCTACCCTCTcttcacagggcaacacactgTTCACGTGCTACGTGTGTGACCGTACGTTTCCCTCATCGGAGGAACTGACCCAGCACCAGCCGACACACAGCAAGGATGACAAGCCTTTCAAATGTATTCACTGCAAAGAGAGCTTTAAGACGTTCTCTGAAGTAAGTAGATCATTCATCATTAGGGATGTTACGATGTCTAAATCTCACGGTTTGGTATAATCACGGTAGTAACCACACAGTGCaatatatattgcaatattgcaGACAAGCTCAcggttttacaggaagccacACAGTTTGcagcaatgctaacaataacaagaatgatGACCATTGAGAAATGGTCTGTTCACTATTTTGACAGTATTTATTGTTGTGCTTTATTTATGTTATCTTGATTTATGACATTAGAAACTGAATACTGCCTACTCACTGACAGATTCTAATCGAGTCAGGAACACTCTTAAACTCTACACAGGTATAGAAACAATCTActaacaataaattaaataataattaaaattaaattaaaaaaacagccaaagaaATCAAAGTGGCACACATTGCCTCATTCTGTGTTTGGATTGATTTTAGGTTTTTCTTGAGAAAGATGAATAAATCAACATTTAAGGTTGGGAGTAATCATTGAGCATTTAAAGTATCCACTAACCTTCTAAAGAGCTCGTTTTCAACAACAGAAAACGGTTGCATCTGCACGATGTCTCTTGTTATTTCTTGAGCTGTTCTGAGGGACCATGGttgcaagttttttttgacCTGTCTGGATTGTTTATTTGACTCAATCCTTAAACCTTTCGGGATGCCAAGTTGTTAAGTGGCTGCTCATGAAGCTTGTATTTCCAGAGGAGTAGCGCACGGTACACTTACAGTGTTTACATATTGTCCACCTTTTTTCCCTCATCGTTTCTTGATGCAGTGAAACCAAAATGTTTCCACACTTCTGACTTGTAGCCGCTGCATTATGCACAATATCTACAAACTCCTCCATTTCTACCTCGCTCTGCTGGCTGCCACCATCCGCCATGTTTCCCTTCTGCCTGTAATCTATGACGATGCCCCAAAGCATTATGGTACTTGTAGTTAACTCTGAAACAGTCCACAACAGCCAACgcaaaagtaatttttttcacGCAATGGCTCATTATTTATACCGTGACATAACCATGACGATATCAAGGCACTTGTAATGCTGCGGTCTCGTGATATCGTCAACGTCGTGATGTTCTTATTCATCGTGATTTGGAAATGTTTTTCAGTATGTACCACAAATTAAATTTGTACTGtggcatgtaaaaaaaaaactaagcaaTACAAgatgattcaataaaaaaaaaaatgtactttagtATTTAAGAATTAAATGATTGATGTACAAGTATGAGGAGGGAAATTGAATATACATTGATGAAATTTAGTTCCAAGCTTGTTTGATTAGATGTGAGTTGTCTTCTGAAGGTTTGAATTCCTGTTTCTCTCCTAATCTTATGCTTACCTTTTAAAGCTCACAGGTCATCGACGACAGGTGTGTCCAGAGAGGCAGATGGTCTGTAAGGACTGTAACGAAACCTTCCGAAGTGCTGGATTGCTGCGTGCTCATCGTCTGGCCCAGCACCCGCGCCCAGATATAGAGACTGCAGAGCAGCCAGAGGAGTCTGCCAAAATCCACCGCTGTGAGAAGTGTGGTCAGGGATTTGACGTTGAATCGGAGCTGGTAGCACATCAGGAGAAGTACCCTGAGGGCCAGCAGTGCAACGGGAGCACTGCAACAGTCAAGAAACGTGGACGGTCGACGTGCAAAGTGGAAGATGCATCAGCGTCTGAGAAAAAAGGAAAGCGGAAAAAGAAAGACGAAGCAGAGGAAGCGGATGAGAAAGTGAAGGCCAGCGTTAAGACGGAAGAAGGCCAAGCAGAGGAAAGGGGAAAGGCTGCTGGAGCAAAGCGAGGCCGTCCCGCCAAAGCAGCTGTTAAATCTGATCCAGAGGATAAAAAAACGACTGATGATGAATGTCAAGAATCGGTTAAAGAGAAGAAAGCTAAAGCTGAACCTGCAGCAGCCCGTCAGCACCCCTGCCCTGACTGTGAGCTCTTGTTTCCCAACCTGATCCAGCTCAGAGCTCACAAGAAGGAGAAGCACGTTGCAAGGAAAGCTCATCCCTGTGAAGAATGTGAGGAGAGCTTCGCCCGTCCTGAACAGCTGGACGCTCACATGTCTCGTGCCCACGCTGCGGGCCGCTTCGCCTGTCCCACCTGCGGCAAAAGCTTTAGCCGTGAGCGCACGTTGAAAGCCCACCAGAAAAGCCACCCAGAGGATAACCAAGAAAACTCCAATGTGAAGAGATAATTTAGACATTGCAGAAAAACTAATGGGCTAGAGGATTTTAGCCACAatgtttccttttgtttttttaagaaggaaaaaaaaaatcatgccaTTTGACATagttttgagaataaaatttTAGAGCTTTGGATTGTAAGCCAAGTCTGAAGAATGTGCTGttgaaatttaatgaaacacatCTGAATTAACTAACCAACTGTTCAATCCATCTGAAACCAAGTTTATCTGTAAAGATGGTAatgtttaaagtttttttttttgtgtgtgtgtgtgtgtttgtttaaaaatgcttttcttttttgtatggACCCTCTCCATCACTATCTGTCTTTTTTCTCCAGAGATCAAAAGGTCAttatgtaattaaaataaactagaCTCATCGTAGAGAATAATTATTGGAGTGTGTAGCCTGATGGTCAACAGAAACATGTAATGTAGAGCTTCTCATtaatattttagcatttttatgtttgtgtttttaaattttaatttctaAATTATGTCTGAGAAAATAATTTGACAACATGAATTAGTTTGACTAAAATCTTTAATCTTGTGGAGTGGTCGGCAGCTGGGCAGAAATGATTGACTAATCCTAACTTGTCTAAGGCTTGAATTCGCTCTTAAGATTTtgccacctttaaaaataatgtttccTGTCTTACACATTTCTCAGCTGGAATCCTGGATTTTTAATGCCCTCTGGTTTCAGAACTGTGTGCATTGTGTGATATTCACTGACTGGATTGTTACTTTTCCCACTGCAATGTGTCTGGACACtgcaaaaataattgtaataaatcatCCTATTTGGAGGGAAGctgtcaaatatttattttttaaatgttctgttTCTGGTGTtagtaatggttataaataGCCATAACCTGTTAATTCCATAGGGATATATATACCATGACATTGAATTTGTTTGGTGGGGAAGGGATTTATGTATATATCAGCATCGGTCAatatcaaaaatgtaaaatttagtGTTACCAGCACATTGGATATAGGATATCTAACATCTCTACTTTCACCTTGGTTTCCACTTCAATCCATAAAACAACCCATACTTTATATTTCCGATTCTAGAAAACATCTATTATTCCAAACGGTCATATTATGAGTGAAACTAATAAACCTTTAACGCAAGTAACAATTAAAGATATAATATTTTGCACAGTAAACCAATATGACTCCTCGACGAATGCCTCTCTGCAAAGCATATGGAGGTAAATgtatctttattatttattaaaataaaaaatggaagaaaaatcactttcttaaaaaaccccaacttcaatcaaaaagagtttacttcattaaaaaataaatattttcaaacgAAGAAAGTGttccaatgcaaaaaaaaaaaatttagtaaataaatcaataacatttgtttttgggtttttttggaacctgagtttgaaataaaactatttcaatcaaagaaacaaatttaaatcaataaacatAATTTCCATCAAAGAtttgttttgcatttgaacacttttttttttaatgttctttctgattgattttttttttttttttaattgaatgataattaaacacacaaacctaCCTCCATAACaggacattttaaaacaaatccccctGTAGTCCTACGCTATGGCGGTGCTGCATTTGAATGTTTCCACTCCAGGCCGCTGGTGGCGCTCTAACCTCAACGTGGATTTCCGCCTGTAGTTTTCTTCCCCGCTTCAATTGTTTTCCTGTTCAGTGCGGAGTGCAAAGATGAATCTCTCTGTGGGTATTTTCAGACTCCTCGTCCGTCACCGGCGTGTTTATATCGCTGTGTTTTTATAACTTGTATCTGAGTGACTTTAGCTGAACTAAAGGCCACAAGGTGACGGGCAGAGCTGGTGTAGCCTCGCCAGGTGAGCGCTTGGAAAACAAAGGCGCTCCGCACCGAAAGGTGTCACCGGAAATAGTTCCGTCTTCACTGATGTAGATGCTGGACAGGTAAGGTGAAGTATATATCAGTGACTATAGGATGACCATACGTACATTTTAACCTGATATGTCTTCTTTTCACGCCTTGTCCGGTGATATTTTATACATGACTAAATTTTTCCAGGTTTCCCGGGGACCTTAAACGCATCACGGGGAACATGTTAATTTTAAAGAACGTAACTCCTCTAATACTAGTTCTATCTGAGAAATTTCACCAGTTCCTGAAAGctaaagtgttttgttttaaagtcaatATCACGTCATGACGGTATTTAAATTACACCTgacggaatcattaaagatgtcgCTTTGTTTTGACACAGACACgaggaagagagaaaaaaaaaagcaaagtccaagagaaagaaaaattaaGTGACCAAATAGTGGTGGATTCAATTGTAAAGGTTATTCATTGaattatgtatttaattattatttactgtCCTTTAAGCAATTCGGggttttttgttatagttttaatttctaggaTGAGCTGTCTCTCatattgtttcaatattgagagattttaaagtttatttgagATTTATCAAGGTAGTTATAATGTCTAATGAAGGTGATTGAGCGTGTGATTGATTCTTTGATATTTctgtattatgtatttatttattattattttcttacttatttttttctactgtattgtgtgcacttgtatttatttcttatttaatgaacagtcttttacttaattatgtacgtctttctttagtgtttattctttttatttgtaatatttctcgagCCTCTGTAAAGTAATTTCTCCCTGggataataaagtatttctgattctgattgactGGAATCACCACTGATTtcagttttttgaaaaatactttttatcgTTACAAACAAGGTAGCTTCAAGAAAACGTAGAGTACTCTGAGTATGACGAGGTCGagccaagtgtcctctttttttggaaatcaaaatatggtcaccctataaTAATGACTTTTGACACTCATTTGCTCTATGAATTCTTACCTAACATATGGCTTTTGCTACGTAGCTAACAAACGTCTGTCCTTGTCAGCAGGCAGCCATGTCCATTGAATACACCCTTGACATCCAGCTCACAGAGCTGGGCTTCCCAGACCTTTTGGAGCCCGATCAGGCTCCAAACAGAGAAACAGGAGCCCAGTGTGGCAACGTCACCTCAATGTccactgcaaacaaacaaagaagagAACACAGCAGGAGCGCTTCCAAAACCGGCACGTCAAGACACGCCTTAACATCTTCAGAGGAGCCTGTAGCTTCACCGCAGCCTGAAGTAGCCTGTCAGCAGCCAAATCCAGCACCAAGTCAGCCCCATGGGCCCAAAGAGTCCAGACCTTCTGCCCAGGAGCAGCCCACCTCTGGACAAGTGTCCCCACAGAGCCTTAAGCCCAACGGTGAACAGGGACAAGATAAACCCTCAGTATCAACAGAGTCACCATTGGATCAGCAGCATGTTGATGATGACTCTGATGACAGCGATGTTTCTGAAGGCTTTGAGGAAGAAGAGATTGAGGAGGATGACTgcacggaggaggaggaggggctaAACAGTGGTATGGctgatgttttctgtttttaaaaaaacaacatttaatgtttggatgtgttaaaatcaaacaaaatctaaataagaATGaatcacaaataataaaaaaaagttgtaaatctCAGTTAAAGACTAATTACCAGTGCCTGAACTcactaatgcagtggttcccaatcttttttgtcttttgcatTTTGGTCAactcatgtgtaccccctcctCATATCATAAGTTCTCACATTACATATGCTTTtatcatttgtggaacagcgggctctcctaaaccaCTAACTGTGTCttgaacattggttccctaaagCTTGAACTACAACTTGAAAACAATTACTGTAATTTAAAGTAGaattcatatataaaaaaataaaaataccatgcaacttttatgtgattattacaatattaaacaaatagCTAATTATtatctcctattgtcagaagtttgataaaatggcctctacagcaaaaaataatcctgtttcaaaaaatcacaagaaagtatagtattttattaagcAATAGTTTAATtattagtttgtggtgaatttgttaaaaaaaattgctaaaaaatgtttaaattaattgttaaaactTACCGAGTACCCCGTGCAATGTGCTCTacatacccctgtttgggaaccactgcactaatgTATTTCTGACTGAATGGTCAAAAACCTTCACTAACAagttgaaccttttttttttttttttggcccgcATGGATTATAAGAGACCTTTAAACCTTTTATATCTGTAAATGACGGCACATAAACCAAGTAAATGAACATATTTATTAGATTTTAtactttgatgttttttcttttttctatcattagatcaaaacctatttttgaatgtttaaaacatttctgcCTTGAGGATGGTTTAATTATAAAGGATTTAAAGATGAGAATAAAGCATGGCATAGATTTTTGGCTCTGCTGTGGTGTAAAACATGTGCaagtataaagaatagaaaataaaataaagcttaaATTTGTGAATTACAGTTTGAAGTTTAAAATAGCTGACTGACAAATGTGCTTTAATTCCACACTTTTTCTGACCTAATGATAATAGTGATTTACTCTGATGATTTTCTTCTCATCTCCTCAGAGTTGAATCAGACAGGGAACTTCCGCTGCAGTGTCTGTAACCTTCAGGTGACCTCCGAGTTCAAACTCCAGGACCACATGAACCTCCACACGGGAGCCCGACCGTACGGTTGCGCTGAATGTGGGAAGCGCTTTTGTCAGATCTACAATTACCGCGTTCATCTGCGCACGCACGCTCTGACCCATCAAGCCAAAATGAATCGTCTGCAGCAGTGTCGCATCTGTCGGGTTTATTTTGACTCCGAGGCAGATTTGAGAAACCACCTGTCATCGACACACTTTGAAAGTAAGTTTTATGAGTGCGACCTGTGCAAGCGTGTGTTTACCTCCCTAAAGGACTGTAAGCATCACGTGGAGCTGCACAGCTGTATGTTGACTTTTGCTTGTGACATATGTGGTCGGAATTTCTCTTCTCAAAAGTCGCTCGTCCACCACCAGAAGAAGCATTGCCATCGTCATTTTAAATGCACTGACTGCTCGGAGAGCTTCGCCAAGAAGAACGCTCTACTGAAACACAGCTTCTCCCACCTTGGCCTGTTGCCTTACACCTGCGTACGATGCCACAGCCACTTCCGCCTGGCCAGGCTGTACCGCCGACATAAATGCGAACCCCAACGTATTCACTGCATGGCGTGTTTGAGGGAGTTTGTCGATGACGAGGAGTTCCAGCAGCACAAAAAGGACACGGGTTGCTGGGGCAACCAAGTGCAGAGTGTCATCAAGGATGAGGTTCGGTGTTTGGAGTGTGGGGAGAAGTTCGACACTTCGGGGGACCTGAAGAAGCATGCTGGGGCTCACCAGAGGGTGCTCAAATGTGCGGAGTGTGGGGAAAGGGTTTCAGGTCGGCATTGCTGTTGATGTCTCACATGGGCGGTCATGCTGGAAATTCTCCATGTCTGTGTCAAAGCTGTGGACTGGGCTTTCCTCACCAGCAGAACTACGACAGCCACCTGAAGACTTGTGGACAAGCATCTGCACCTTTGGTAAGTACTTGTATAAAGACTGTCTGTAGGTAGGTCTATGGAACCCTGGGAAACAAGGACGAGCTAAATAGCTGTTATGTTataatgcagtgtttctcaagtaccccctttctcttattgcTCAATCCAAGTagcccctttgtccgactacaacattttgcttaaacTATTTCAAAAACCACTATAGATgttataatgatggaatgaatgagtgataacacacattttaaagaatctcattttgtaaataagtggaaagaaacactatttagtgcagtggttccaacctttttttggatcgtgaccccatttttgaTGTCATGAATTCTtagcgactttttttttttttttttaatagtttttgatcatgtttgagctaaaaatttgattttttttttttctgcattttagttgaactagatttatatttcacaaagaagtgaaagtatagcaatacagttgtttaagattgtgtgtcgtTCTAATTCAATTTAAGAAATCTAttaacatttttcagaaatttcaaagCAACCACATTTAAACTCCAGTCAACTTAACatgggatcctgaccccaaggttgaaaaacactgatttagtggatTCTGAATAGATTTAGTTCTATAGTTtatatcatttccggtcatcttaCGCCTGGGATGGGACCAAGAccgacactttatttgttaatgttcctctctctctctctctctctctctctctctctctctctctctctctctctcataccACCTGTAGCACCGTTGCGTAccgccatttgagaaacactgttgtaATGTATTAAAGTGTTGTTTCATGAACTAAGAAATGTTAATAAAGCAACAGAATATGACGcatatgaataataaaatgtggaCAATGGTTGGGTGTTCCAAACATTTTGGAGAACTAACCGACAGTCTACTCTCATCCAGAATAAGACTTTCCTTCAGTCTTGTGTATTGTTAATCTGCTAAAAGGAATGTTTACATTTAGCTCATAAAACTGGAGAGAATATAAAGCATAGCCGGAGAGAAAAAGGCACAGATAGAAGCAAGACGTATTTAATATTGTCGTTTAGTCAAGATCAGTCTAATTTATGTGAGGCTTAAGGGTTACATCATTCATATTGTACAGTACAGATTATTCCAGTTcatttctgttagcattttactttcatttcattttattttttcagatcGCATCCAAGAAACGCCCAACACTGAAAAGCTCCTcgtccaagactgaaaacattGGTGTGAGCTCAGACTCATCAAAACCAGTTAGACCAGTGAGCACACCCCCTGAAGCGACGGACAAACCTGTCACTACATCAAACATGTCTTTTGTACCACAGTCCGACTCCACAAGTCCTGGTCTTGTTCCAGAGGGTGTGGGTCCTGGCTCTGGTCAGTCAGACGGGTTATGGAAGCTGACTCTGAATGAACAACCGCCTCCTGGTGTTAAGCTTGTTGTTTTCCTTCCTGTCTGTTCTACACAAGTCGGCGATGCATCGCTCCAGTCTGGAGTTCCTCCCACCCTAACTCTCCCAGCTCTGTCCCAAGCAACTCTCTTTCCCGTTCCAACAAATGGACCCTTAGGAGAAACCACAGCTGTAGCAGGGATGCTAAATATTGATCAAGAACTGTTACCTGGCCTCAAGATTGATTCTGACACACCTTTAGATCTGTCCAAGAAGAGCAATGTTCCTCTTCCTTCTCTCAAGACTGAGCCGGAGGTTTTAGAAATCTCTGAAATGGCAGACTGCACTGAGAGACAAGAATGCATAAATCAACATCTTGAATCAAGTGATTCAAAAGCAATAAAAGCCGAGGGAGGTGCTGAAGTGAAAACCATAAAAAACGACCTCATGGATGTTTCACATATGGATACTAATAAGAGGGCATTCCCAAGCAATGCACCTGATATAAAGAAAGAGCCTCTGTCCCCGGGAGCTGAGACATCATCAGGATCATGTGAGCTAACAGACCTGAgaccagagaagaagaaaaaaatggaagatGAGGattaaattcaaataaactCACATGGCTACATTCCTACCATGCATTCAGAGCTAATTCTATTGGCTGTGTTTGTTGGACCAATGGGTGTCTCCTAGTACAGGATACAAATAAGTACTGCATGCATTTCCAATATGTTTCATGACAGGGCAAATGGTTTCTATATCTACCTATTTAGTACTCCAATGACTATACTTGAaaagcattttttctttttgttttcttaatttaaatgactcAAAGCTTTTgaggttattatttttattatgtgtGTGCAATAGTAGGCCTATCAGATGTAGTAAAACCTATGCAGTCATCTGTATTACTGAAAACATTTAGTTAGTCCGATTAACGGATGTCTAATGTTTAAGATGCAGCTGGATAAgggttattattatattgtcaTTAGGCTCTTTAGATGCAGTTGTCTGTTTGTCCCTTCTAGGCCACTGTAGACGGGTGTGTCCAGGGTATTGTTTGGTTTTGTGGAGGGGTTACTTTTTCTCGTTTACTGTGTTTTACTTTTCTTAGCTTACATATGAAAGTCTGTCAACCTGAAAATATGGTTTTCTCATAATGTTAAATTTGAGTACtatgttaaatattgaatagAGCTAATGGAAAtggtacttgtttttttttacaataagcCATTGTATTTTCCTCTTCCTATTC is a genomic window of Gouania willdenowi chromosome 16, fGouWil2.1, whole genome shotgun sequence containing:
- the LOC114477688 gene encoding zinc finger protein 710 — translated: MSIEYTLDIQLTELGFPDLLEPDQAPNRETGAQCGNVTSMSTANKQRREHSRSASKTGTSRHALTSSEEPVASPQPEVACQQPNPAPSQPHGPKESRPSAQEQPTSGQVSPQSLKPNGEQGQDKPSVSTESPLDQQHVDDDSDDSDVSEGFEEEEIEEDDCTEEEEGLNSELNQTGNFRCSVCNLQVTSEFKLQDHMNLHTGARPYGCAECGKRFCQIYNYRVHLRTHALTHQAKMNRLQQCRICRVYFDSEADLRNHLSSTHFESKFYECDLCKRVFTSLKDCKHHVELHSCMLTFACDICGRNFSSQKSLVHHQKKHCHRHFKCTDCSESFAKKNALLKHSFSHLGLLPYTCVRCHSHFRLARLYRRHKCEPQRIHCMACLREFVDDEEFQQHKKDTGCWGNQVQSVIKDEVRCLECGEKFDTSGDLKKHAGAHQRVLKCAECGERVSGRHCC
- the znf576.2 gene encoding zinc finger protein 576.2; translation: MDSDILNIEDIVMGRALPDPPVPRPPPEKPAEPYQPKSFNGPPASTVQPYQHENLQCFQCFITFCSAKAKERHMKKSHREEYKQQLQQGNTLFTCYVCDRTFPSSEELTQHQPTHSKDDKPFKCIHCKESFKTFSELTGHRRQVCPERQMVCKDCNETFRSAGLLRAHRLAQHPRPDIETAEQPEESAKIHRCEKCGQGFDVESELVAHQEKYPEGQQCNGSTATVKKRGRSTCKVEDASASEKKGKRKKKDEAEEADEKVKASVKTEEGQAEERGKAAGAKRGRPAKAAVKSDPEDKKTTDDECQESVKEKKAKAEPAAARQHPCPDCELLFPNLIQLRAHKKEKHVARKAHPCEECEESFARPEQLDAHMSRAHAAGRFACPTCGKSFSRERTLKAHQKSHPEDNQENSNVKR